Part of the Camelus dromedarius isolate mCamDro1 chromosome 11, mCamDro1.pat, whole genome shotgun sequence genome is shown below.
TTAAgtgttcttgaaaataaaataatgtagggAAGAGTGACATCAGCAAGGTGGCAGAATAGGGAGCTCCAACCCCCAGCCTTCATATTCCAACAGAAACACCAATTTAATAACGGTCCATAGGAGAAAATACCTTTAGGAGTGCTGCAGAATCCAAGAGACAAGATAAAGCACATTGGTGGAGCACAAAGAAGCATTGACAAAGCTGTGAGAAGAATAGTTTCACTGTTTTTGTGAGGACTTGTCTTTAACTCccttgagtaaataccaaggagcatggcTGCTGGATTGAAGGGTGAGTGTGGTTACTTTTGGAAGAAACTGTCAAATtgccttccaaagtggctttCCCATGTTGCATTCCTGTCAGTAGTGAATGAGACTGCCTGTTGTACCACATCCCCATCAGCACTGGATGTTGTCAGTTTTAGAATAGATTTGGCTGTTCTGATAGGTGGGCAGTGTAGTctccttgttttaatttgcatttccctgatgactcatggacatcttttttttttcttccagttttattaggtagaattattacagtttaactgcacatacacattacattgcatgtaaatacatatatataatatactgcacatatttttttagtttacatatatgtactgatcattgcttctaagaacagattagagctttagctttttaaacttaactagttatcaaaggaacaaagccaaccacaaagaaagaatcaacagaatgcagtaatttAATCATAAAGGACACTCAAATGTgtttatacatattcaagaaatcaaccATCTAAATTATAAATCATTAGTTCATTTGTCAtcatcttcttcttctcctcctatTCCTACAtacaaatgatatcatatggcatttttctttctgtttccaaccCACTTCTGTTAAAATGGcagtctccagttccatccatgttgctgcaagtggcattattatattcttttttatgactgcatagtgttccattgtgtatatgtaccacttccttctccagtcatctgttgatggacatgtgggttgtttccatgtcttgccttaTTGTAGATAGGATTCatggacatcttttcatatgcttatttgccatctgtatatcttccttgggTAAGTGTCTGCTAAGATCTTTTGCTCCTTTGTTATTTGGggtgttttgttattttattgatgagttttaagaattctttgtatattttggataatagtcctttatcagatgtttCTTTTTACAATACTTCTGTGGCTCTTCTTACAATTCTCTTGTCATTCCCTTTCACAGCAGgagttttaaatttcaatgaaGTTCATTTTATCCACTGTTTATTTTGTGGATCACACCTATTGGTGTTGTTTCTAAGAGGTCATTGCTATCCCCAAGATCATAAAGGTTTTATCCTATGTTATCTGCTtacctttttctagtttcctgttCTTTTCTAGTTTCCTGAGGTGGCAATTTAGATGATTAATTTTAGATTATTTGTATATTCTAATATGTTTATTCCATGTTATAAATTTATCTTTAAGCACTGTTTTTACtgtatcccacaaattttgacaAGCTGTGTTTCCACTTTTacttacttcaaaatattttaaaatttattctgacACTACTTATTTGTTCCACGTATTATTTAgaagcatgttgtttaatttccatgtatttggggattttctagtTATGTTTTTGTTCTTGATTTATCGCTTAATTCCATTGCAGTTTGGGAGCAGACattgtattatttctattttaaaattttgtttggtgTATTTGATGGCCCAAAATGCAGTCTCTCTTGGTAAatattccatgtgtgcttgagaaaaatgtgaattttgcTGTTATTGGGTGAAGTACCCTATAGATATCAATTTTAACCCGTTGATTGATGACATTGCTGAGTTTATCAATGTCCTTAACTAATTTTCTAGTTGCTGCTGGGTATGTTCATTTCTGATGGATGAATGTTGACTTCTGCAACTGTAGTAGTgtattcatctgtttctttttgtaattctattattttatacCTCACATAGTTTGATTATCTGCTGTTAGGTGCATAGTCATTAGGAATTTTTAGGTCTTCTTCAAAAATTGACCCTTTATCAAAGAGCCGCTTTTatagagacattttattttatgagaaaacaaaatataacatttaCACATGAGATTCACTCATCCAAGGATTTTAgtcagcaaggaaaaaaaatgatctattCTCAGAGAAATCTTGGTTTAGGAATTTTAGGAAACCTCTTCTAAAACATTTCCATGTTTAGCTATTTCTTCATAGATAGTATGCAAAATATTCCATATGCTTCTGGCCTATTTCTTACACCCTCTTGTCTCAATGGACATTGTCCCCCAAGTTTCTTGTTTCAATGTTGGTACAAATGTTGATATCATGTTTATAATCCTTAGTGTGTTTTCCTCTTGGCCCCTGTTGACAGACTGAGTTCACTGGAGTATTTCCCATGAGCCTGGGCATACATGGTGGATAAAATAACACGTGGCTTATGCAGGTTATAATCAATGCAGAAATTGTATCCAGAAAGGCTCAAAGTAActgcatttcttcttcttccctaTTTTTGCTCCCATGGCTATAATGGAAAACATATCAAAGAAAATTAGAGACAGAAATTAATTCCAATGTATTGATAGAGAGTGATTTTTAGAAATGCtagattttttaacttaaaactgAAATAGttgatagcattttttaaaagtaatttcaacCATCTGCTATGATGTCTCTGTACAAATAGAGGTAAGATTATAAAGTTAAAGCCAGtgaaaactttccttttcttaGCTCTGATTTATTAATTCTTAGCttaatttttcatcaaattgACTTGAATAATGTGAGGTTGTTATTCCTTTCTGcattatgaaaattgagcatgtttaTTTCCTGTTTGTCATAGTAAttgatttctttattaattttcagaGAATTACTCTCGTAGTTTGGGCCTCCTAATTGAATGTCAGTTTGATAAACAGCATATGATTTAGTTTCAGGCAGGAAGAGTTTAGAATTCCAGTTTCACCATAACTAGCTGCATGATCTTGTTcatgttatttaacctctcagtgtCAAAGTTTCTTCAAATGTAACAGTGTTATCATAATGAGTAGATGAGATAAGTATGTAAAACCTTAGCATTGTCTCTCAgatgagtttcctcaaaaatccttattatcattttatagtGGAACTATCTGCCTCTAATGTGataattgactttatttttaggAATAAAGAAGATAATGGGGATTACTGTGTGGGAGTATATGCTATAAAAttgttatataatttaattttagtttatatttacaTTAGCCCTCACAATAGTTCTGTgaattattattctcatttccatagtgagaaaaaaaaaaaaaaacctaaaactcagggagagttgtatttttaatccatttctcTTGGAATGCAAAGCCTGTAGGCTGTCCCAATAATCACacacattataaattaaaattaagtccTGATGCCATAATTCATATAAgaattgcttttccttttcaaGTTATACATTATCTTCAATTGTAGATACTATTTACAAACTGAGACaatcaggagagaaagaaaacatctcTATGAAAACCTACAGATTTTGAGAGTGATTTAGGTTACAACAGTTTTTCTCTCATTCGTCTTATTCATACTGGTTGGCACTTTGATCTCACTGACTTGATCTGCCTCCCCCTTCCCATTAGGCAAAAAGcaaggtcatttttttctttcaaaacactcagagaaacagaattatGAATTATAGGACTATTCGAAGATAATCTTAAAgtaataatttgaaaatactcTAAATCGATTCTTCAtctcaagtatttttttcatgcTGTCATGATGAAGTTCATGATGAGTTCTTACTCAGCAAACAGAGTCAGAAGTAGAATAAATCATTCTAGAAAAAGAATTAGTGTTGTTACAAAGCCAAACTGTTACCCAAGATATCAAAATAATCCAATGCTCTGTTCTTGTCTCTGACAAGTTAACCTAGCATACAGACCTAACACCAAGAAAAAGATCGTCAGGGGAAAGACAGAGAATTGGAAAACTGTGTAGTAATGTTGAGGGTGAAGATTGTATTAAGGATATATGTGTTCACAATCTCACTTATGACTTCTTAGGAGTTTTaacataagaagagaaaattcagtaCACAAAGAGAATGTGGGAAGATAATCTAAGTTTCCAGTTATATTGTGGAATTTAGGGAGCTTCTCACAATttatacaaaataagaaaagacaatctcttgaTCTTTGATAgacattgaagtatagttgctttttaaattgGACAATTTGGAGAATGCTGTTTCTtatgatttataatttattctGAAGCCATCATTATGATTTGTTATGAAGCCATCCTTATGATTTACTATGGAGTGGCAGAAGTGTCCTGAAAATCATTTCTAGTTGTTTTATTTAACACAAGGGCAAGCATTTGTTTGCTGAACAGGTTAATTTTCACTTGCAGTGAGCTACATGCTTGATTCAACAATGAGATTTCCAAGATATGAGAAttcattaaaaaggaaggaatagaAAGGAATATGAAGCTTGTTATCATAAATCATATGGGACTAGGGAAAAATGTGAATGAGTAGTTAGGAAGGAAAGTCTGAAAGGATGTCTTACTGACTTGGATATAGCCTTGATTACTTTCCCAGAAACATCCCAGAAATGGTTTACAGATCAAAGAGTCACACACAGCTATGAATCTCAGAAGATTGTTCATTGAGAACAAcaaattttacatttgtaaatatttatcattCTTCAATGGCCATAAATTTATTCAcagaatatataattataatgtctgtttttcttctaaGTGCTAATAAGCCTTTTTCTCTAGTCTCTGAGGAATAGTGAAAGAATAAGTTCATTTTCTTGTGAACTTCACATGCTCTCGCAGTAGCCTTGGCCACCATCCATTTCAACTGGAATTTTCCTTAATTTGAAAGCAGCAATACTTTTTTGCTAGAAAGTgaagtaagtgaaaagaaagctCACGTATGtaagggaagaaaacaaagttgAGAAATTTCATAGTATTACGATGTATTACATACTACAAATCAACAAACATGTATCTTGAAATTAAACATTCTATTGCAGAAAATTCTCTCCTGACATTGGAATGTAAACTTGACCATGTAATGCGAATTCACAGAATTACTGATATGAAAATGTACTGAGGAAATTTATTGAGGAAActtagcttctttttaaaataaatgcattattattattactactgttaTTTAGGAAGACAAAATCAAAGGTTTTCATTGTTATTTCATGATTACTACAATATGCTGACAAAATAGAACTTCctttaagtaaataaaaggcaaaatataaaaatttatgagatagaaattagaatatatatatatagagagaatactaatatcacttagatgtgagaaattttggagaaaaaattttaatggaggataacgttttattttagacatttgtACAGTTTGGTGTCCTTAGCCCATAACGCAGATCCAAAACTCAGTGTCTAGtctgcctcctttctcccctggACTCGCTAATATCCATTATCTGTGGCttcagaggaggagcaggaggttGGGAAAGTGACTGTGAGAGTGGAAACTCAGAAACCTGTCACATTGTTAAAGATTTAACTCCAATGACTTTCAGATTTGGGAGACATACCCATATGAATGACCTTTTTCCTGACACATCTGGCTTTTCTATATTACACTAGTAAATAATATTACAAGAATTTGGGTGacaaaaattaggaaattagATGCTTTTATTGGAGTGGAAGAAAAGACAAGGTGTTTCCCAATGGGAAGGGAATCATTTAGGGGAGGCTTTTAAGAAGTAAACAGGTAGCATTTCTATTCCAGTATTCCTAGGTTTTAGAAAAACCCAGGTTAAAATCCCTGCACTTCCCATTTAGGTTCCGTGATTTGGATAcgagttttaaaaattgttttaatctgTTTGCAATCTGTCAAATAGggattttataaagaaatattctATGTGAAACAGACTCTGGCATATATGGTAAAaatcttactttaaaatatgtcATCTATTTTcattaacttcttttaaaaatctcctaaATTAAATTAGCATGACATAATAGTTGACTTCCAGAGGCAAATTCCAATTCTATCTGTGGGTAATCCtcttttctttaagtcttctctttgtgtttcctCTTGTAGTTGACgcaagagaagaggaaaaaaatgaggaacTACACAGTAATAAGAGAGTTCATCCTCCTGGGACTGTCTGATGACCCACAGCTTCAGGCTGTCATCTTCATCTTTCTGCTCATCACCTACATGCTCAGCATCACTGGGAACCTGACCATTATCACCCTGACCCTGCTGGACTCCCACCTCCAGACccccatgtatttcttcctcagAAACTTCTCCTTACTAGAGGTGTCATTCACAACTGTCAGTATACCCAGGTTCCTGAGCACCATTGTTACAGGAGATAAAACCATTTCCTTTAATGATTGCATtgctcagttattttttttcattctcctgGGAGCCACTGAATTTTACCTACTAGCTGCCATGTCCTATGACCGCTACGTTGCCATCTGCAAACCTCTGCATTACACAACCATCATGAACCAGAGAGTCTGCATACTCTTTGTCTTCTCTTCTTGGCTCATTTCATTCTTAATCATATTCCCTGCACTCATGTTGCTCTTAAACCTTGATTACTGCAAGTCTAATATTATTGACCATTTCGCCTGTGATTATTTTCCCCTCCTACAACTTTCTTGTTCAGACaccaaattcctagaaataatgGGGTTTTCCTGTGCTGTGTTCACTCTAATGATCACTTTGGCACTGATATTCCTGTCCTACATATATATCATCAGCACAATTGTGCGGATTCCTTCTACCAGTCAGAGGACAAAGGCCTTTTCCACATGTTCATCCCATATGATTATCATCTCCATCTCTTATGGCAGCTGCATCTTTATGTATATTAAACCCTCAGCAAATGAGAGAGTGTCTTTGAGCAAGGGTGTGGCTGTGCTCAACACCTCAGTAGCCCCCATGCTGAACCCCTTTATTTACAGCCTAAGGAATCAGCAAGTGAAGCGAGCCCTCATGGACATGACAAGgatgattatttttcaaaagcaaatgaaatgatGTGGTGTAATGAATTAGAGACACATTgctgggaaattttaaaatttcaatagcATATTCAAATCACAATGGCCTCCTTGCCATCCTTGtttattctgtcttttttctagtagtttacaaaaatatttgtttagtatCTTTCTCATTCAATTTGCATAACTTTTCTTAAGTCTTTCTGACTCTCATTCTTCTGAACACTTGTTAGTTGCAACTTCTTAAACtaaaaacttttaaagtaaaattgtattttgcattttgtttagGAAAGAAATAATCACCAGGAATGGAGGACATTGTATAAAGATGGTTATGATATTTCACTTACTTAGTTACAGAAAACATAATCTTGTGAGTTTCATTTATGTTTGACAGAAGTTCCCTTTACCATCTTGCAGTTtctcaggaaacattttttaaatgccacgtaatttactgaaaaaatctgaaagtttttttttaaagctaagaaacattggggggaaggtatagctcagtggtagagtgcctgcctatcatgcatgaggtcctgggttcaatccccatacctccattaaaaaaataaataaacctaattacctccccccaaccaatataaaaacaaaacaaaaaatgtcttaaaaaaaacaaagaaacattacTTGTTCCTTAATTTAATAGAGGATGTCTAAATAACttattctttgattttaaaagtatAGATATAGGGGAAGGGTATAGGTCAAACAGTAGAGTGAATCTtaacatgcataaggtcctgtgctccatccccagtatctccagCAAAAAACTAACTGAACAAATAAACATTATTACCTacccactgaaaaaaaatttaaaaactaaaataaacaaataaataaataaaaactatagaTTTTTAACAATATGTACTTCTGTAGGGATAGTGCTACATAGAGCTCCATATTTCCAAATCCCATACTAGAAAATAGTGAAGAAATAGCCACTTTAGATATGTAGGATAAATTCACTTTCTGTAATTCCATGGAAGGTAAGCTCCCCTTTTTGATTttgctgaaatatatatatatttatatatatatataaaatatatatttctatattatttatttatatattactcATATATAAAACCTTCTCAAAATTTGGACTATTTTGAAACAGGGCATTTATCCAGATTATTTTATACCTAAATAAAATCATTCaagttttgaagaaaataaaatcttcgTATCAAAGCAAAAtcttccattttatataaaattaggatttcatcttttaaaacacTCTAACATTTATTCTGCTTGAGGCATTAATAAGTGCCTACAGTATTTTGAAaaggggtgtgcgtgtgtgtgtgtgtgtgtgtgtgtgtgtataaactgaAATAACGATTATGGATAGTAAAAAGTATTCTAAATAACAAAAACCAATTtttggtaatagaaaaataagcctaattagtGGTGCAACATTCCTAATACTCATTACATTTACTGCAGACATAAAACACAGGATttgttgagaaagaaaaaaaaattgaaggggaTTCAAAATATTAGaggaaaattaaattcatttcatCCTATCTGAAGTATAATTTCTATGTTAAATAAGACAAATAGTTGACAAACTTGAGGTTTCTATACCCTCTAAGCATATATTTCCCCATTGGTAAGTCAAGTTACAAGTTCAGATAAATCAGGTATAAACAACTTACTACAGGGAGGGAAATAAATCTATAAAGCATATAGCATAATTAGCTATCAATAAattgtaataaatattaatattgttCTATATATCTAACTGCTATATTTATGAATATGTAGGGCTTATATTTTTAAGACAAGAACACTTAATATGAGATCTACCCACTTCAAATTCTGAGGGCGCagtacagtgttgttaactacagGCACAGTGTTGTgtagcagatctctagaacttacccatcatgtataactgaaactttatgcacATTTTTATGTACAACTTtaagtacaattttatttttatgtacaattttatttctatgtacaatttttattatttctacgTGATTCTCTTACTGCAGATTTTAACTTAGACCTAACATAGCCTTTACCATTAGATAACATCTTTAAGCTGaaggtttttaatttaatggtCAGGAAGCATATTTTTCATAGAGCAAAGCCTTCTATGACTTTTATTACATGCTTGGCACTTTTCTAAAGATTTTACACAGTGAAGTCATTGAAAGCTCAACTCTGTGAGATAGACAGGTATTCAAAGGAATTTACGGATGATGTAATTCAGGCAAGAGGAAttcagggatttttaaaatagtaaatgacCAGGATTCACTCTTCCTTATGGAAATATCTatgatagaaaaattaaaacctaCTATTATttaacacatataaatacataaacatattaATGTCTGCTTTCTTGAAAAGCACCTAGCCATCTCTTTGACTGAAGGAAATTCTTCTGAAATAATAACGatacttattattttaaacagaaagggaaacagaTTGTATTAGAATAAAGCCCATGATGACACATCGGTAGGCTGAATTGTCATGAAACAT
Proteins encoded:
- the LOC135322481 gene encoding olfactory receptor 6C1-like, with product MRNYTVIREFILLGLSDDPQLQAVIFIFLLITYMLSITGNLTIITLTLLDSHLQTPMYFFLRNFSLLEVSFTTVSIPRFLSTIVTGDKTISFNDCIAQLFFFILLGATEFYLLAAMSYDRYVAICKPLHYTTIMNQRVCILFVFSSWLISFLIIFPALMLLLNLDYCKSNIIDHFACDYFPLLQLSCSDTKFLEIMGFSCAVFTLMITLALIFLSYIYIISTIVRIPSTSQRTKAFSTCSSHMIIISISYGSCIFMYIKPSANERVSLSKGVAVLNTSVAPMLNPFIYSLRNQQVKRALMDMTRMIIFQKQMK